The Tamandua tetradactyla isolate mTamTet1 chromosome 6, mTamTet1.pri, whole genome shotgun sequence genome contains the following window.
CCCCCTGCAAAGCCAGAAAGACCAAGCCCCTCTACACCCTACCGTACCTTCTCTGGCAGGGCCCAGGATGCAGCTGgggctccacccccaccccctctgctCCACGGAGAGCTGTGCATTTACAAAGCTGCTCGCgcatcttcctcttcctcaacCCTCCCACACCCCTGAGAGGGAGGCAGGGCACAGAAGAATTATCCCCATTTCAttgatgaggagactgaggctcagagaggtttctAAACTTGCCCAAAGGTCCATGGTTATAAATTGATTGGGTGAGTATACAAACCCAGGACTTTTTAAAGCCCTTCTAGAATATCAAGCTGCCCTGTCATTAGGCAGATATTAACCACCTGCAATTTCCACAGCCCTGTGAGCTGACACGCCAAGGCCAGCTGGAAGTCCCATATAGAACCATGGACTTCTTGACTCATGCTCTCTCCCTCCCTAGGCTGAGGGCACACAAAAGCAGGGGCAGTGTCTTCCTTGTTCAAAAGGTTTTCGCGGAGCCGGCCACGCTTAGCTGCTGCTGGGTTAAGATTTTTGGGCTGGAGCAAGGGAGGGAGCAAAGAAGAGCCCCAGTCCTGGTCCCAGACCTCACGGTCCAGCTTTGGCCTCCATGGCCCCCGCCCACCCCCGACCTGGAGTCTGAATCAGAACCCAAGGGGGCCTAGCCACCCTCGCCCACAGGACCACGCCTTCCAAACAGTCCTGCCCGTGCTGAAGCCATCCCAGGCTGGGGCCACTCTGCTCCAACCAGCCCCCCCCACACCAGCCTGAGCCTTCCAGCCTCCTCCTCCAGGCAGGTGGGCACAGGGGAAAGGCAGAAAGGGGGTGCAGCTGGCATCCCCACGCCCCAACGCCCTCCCGCTGGCCCTGGGCTGTCCCATAAGGTGGCCATGAGCCACGTGTGCCCACCCGCATTTGAACCACAGCTAGCCCTGGCGGGGATGTGCCGTGAGTGTAACACACGCGGGACTTTCAAGACCGGGTGTGAGGAGAAGGACCTATCTCACTGATCATTTTTATACtggttacatgttgaaatgataatctTTTGGATAGAGTGGATACAATAACATATGATATTAAAATGATCATCGGTTTTGTTGGTTTAATGCGGCTGCTGCAGAATGGAAGAGCCGGACCTCGCTCGCGTTCGATTCCTGCCGGACAGGGCGGCACGGGGCGGGGCGCCACCTGGTGGCGAGCGCGGGGAGGGCGGGCGCGGCCCCTACCGTTGACCACGACGGTCAGAAGGCAGTCGAAGAGGGGCTGCAGCCGCTGGTGCCCGCTGGTGATGATCTTGTGGAACACCTGTGCCAgggtgcggggggtgggggggagagaggGGCGGCTATGGGGTCCCCGGCGGCCTCCAGTCCGGGCCGAGAGGGCGTCGCCCGCCACCCCACGCCCCCCGGCCTCACCACGATCAGCAGGTCGGCGTGCGTGCCCGTGAAGACGGGGATGTCCATGGGCACGCGCACCGAGTAGGGCTTGTTCAACCGCACCCCGAAGTTGCGCTCCCCGCTCAGCAGCAGCAGGATGAAGACGCCGATGTGCATGAGGCCCACTCGAGCTGCGACCGGGGAAGCGGGAGGGCGTCACCACGGCAGCGCGGGGAGCGAGAGGcgtccccgccccgcccccgcgtCGCCCCGCCCCCACATACACTGATCCGCTCGGGCGTCGTTGAGGAAGTAGAGGATGGGGACCAGGACGTCCAGCACGTCGCTGCTCTTCAGCACGAAGAAGAGGAATTTCTGGAGGGCACACGAGTGGGCGAGGCTGGGGGGCCGCTCTGCTCCAGCCCCGGCCCTCGGAGTCACGCACACAGCCCAGGCGACATGCCGGGCTCCGCCCCTCCAGGCCACCCACCTTGTTGAAGTCGCAGAGCTTCCAGAACAGAACCAGCAGCTCCTGGTGGAACTGGATCTTCTTGGTGGAGTTGGGCAGGTAGGTCTGCAGCAGGGGGTTGGACAGCAGCCGGGCCATGCCCTTCAGGATGAACTGGAAGTCCTGGGGGGCCGGGGACAGAGCAGGGGGCCTGAACAGCCTGGCTCCCTGAGGCTCCAGcttcctcctgcctcctcctGCTCCCCCAGAGCCTGGAGGCGCCCAGGGGCCCACACTGCCAGTGGCTGTCCTGGGGTGGGCCCCTCAGGAAGCGAAGTCCAGGGCTGGCCTGGAGAGGCCCCCACCCCTCAGCCAGACCGTGGGGTCCCCTGTCCCCAGGCTGCTCCATCTCCCGAAGACACACAGTGAACCGGCCCTGCCCACCTGCGCCCCTTGCTGACAGGTGCCATCCCTGCCCCTTCCTGTCATCCAGGCACATGGGGAGCCTTCTACCGGAGGGAAGAGCTGTTTACTGAGCACGAATACGCGCTGGACCCCAAGGTCTGCACTCtggtttaatcctcacaacaagcAAGGCCTCACTTAATGCTGCCACTGTCCCCCTTTTACAGAAGCTGCAGAAGTTAGAACTCTGAGAGCTTCAGGACCTCCCCAAAGGTCATGGGACTCAGAAGCGTCTGAACTAACACTGGAACTGGGATCCGCCTTTCATGTCCACAGTCATCTCTCACCTCAGAGCCACCGCCTCCTGGAGGCCTTCCCCAATAACCCTGCCCAGCTGAGGCCATCAGGCCTTTTCCGCCTCTTGAAACCCCCCAGCCCTATAGTCACTATGTCACCCAGATGGCCCAAGTCCAGGAAGGCCACGGGTTGTGTGTGCAGGGGTCAGCATGGCCCCCCTTCCCGTCACATCTTCCCCCACCTCCCAGGGCCAGAGCCATCGTGGCGGGTGGGCAGCACGAGTCCACCCGGGTAGGACCAGCCCCAGACTCGCCTCCTCGCGATGGATGCGGGACAAGTAGTTCACAAACAGGTTCTCGGGTCCCGGAGGCTGCGGAAGTGGGAGCCAGTGGTGAGCAGGtggcctccacccccagccccgccccacaCCACGAGGGGCCTCCAGGTACCTCTTGTCCAGGGCCcctgctgggggggggggtacCGCCCACCCACAGCCCTGCCAGGTCCCACCATCGCCACTCCTTACATCAGCATCGTCCATGGCAGTGCCGGTGGCGGTGCCGTCCACGGTAGGGCTGGTGCTGGTGGCACTGTCGTGGTCCAGGGTGACGATGAGCACCTGGGCAGCCTCCTCCACCAGGGGTTCCCGGTAGTCGGAGAAGAGCAGGTGGTTGTAGGGGATCCCGTAGCCCACAGGGTCATAGGCACACACAGTGTTGAGGAGGGAGGTGAAGAGGGGCAGGGCATGTCTGCAGCAGGAGAGGGGGGCTTCAGAGGTGCCACTCATGGGCCCACCCCTCCGTCCACCCCCAGCCAAGCCGTCCCCTCATTCCACAGGCGCTTGGTGCCTGGGCAGCGGGCTGGGGgccgggggctgggggcgggggagaACTAGGAACTTGACCCTTCCTGAGTGGAAGCACCCCCTTCTCATCGATGCCCGCATCCGGGCTCTGAGTAGGGCCAGGCGGGGCTGGAGCAGAAGGAATTTGTCCCCCGGCACAGGACAGCCACTCATGAGGGGTCAGGTCAGGAAACCCTGTCCCCAGGCTCAGCGGTGAGGCAGCTGCCCGCCCTCGGGGCTTCAGAGGAGGGGCTGGCGGTGCCTGGGAAGCAGAGCCGGCGCTCAGTCACCCTGCAGCCGGACCTCGGAAAGACTAGCTTCAGAGATTCGTAGATGTCAGGGTTCAAGCTCCTTATCTTATGGGCCAGGAAACTGAGACCTGGAGAGGTTATGGAGCGGCAAAgggcacagagctcaggggcaatTTGCTGATAAGTCTGGTGAGAAAGGAGAAACCCAGCCAGTTCTCTACTTTGGCTGCTGGGAGGgcccccttctcttctgggaacaaataaaaaggaagctGAGCAGGAGGCCAGCAGGACCTGGAAGAGGAGGCGTCCGGTGCAGCCCTCAGGGCCTGGAAATAAGGGGGCAAATCCTCCACCCTCGGGTGCTGACCCCTGAGCTGTCAGCACAGCGCTGGGCACAGCCGGCCCATGGGACCTGCTCCAACGACTCGAGCCAACTGCACGGCTCACACAACACTAGAGGCACGTCTCGGTGGCCCGTGGTCCACGAGTATTCCCATATAGACAGGGTTCCCCCCGCCCCATAGACCCAACCAGTGAAGCAGCTCTGTTCAGTATGGCAGCCAGCAGCCACCGGTGAGCATATAATGTGGCAGGTCCACACTGAGATTGCCCTAAGTGACAGATACACACCAGAGTTTAAAACTTCCTATGAAAAAGAGAATGTAAAATGTCTCAATAATGTGTGTTGATTACACATTAAATGCTAATATtctggatatattgggttaaatgaaCTATGATTAAagttaatttcacctgtttctttttacctttttgctATCACCACTAGAAATTTTTAATTGCACGTGTGGTTTGCGTTATGTTTCTACTGGGCAGTGTTGCTCTAAATGGAGGACCCAGGCCTGGCTCACGCAGGGCTGCGGAGCACCCATTCGGGTCTCTGGGAGGCCAGGGCAACACTGGACAGCGCAGGTGTGAGATTAGGCTATTGCGTGATCGGTCCTCACCACCAGGGGGCAGCACATCCCCTCAAGTGCCCTGACCCAGAAGGAAGAGAACGGAAAGGCAGGCCAGGGGTGCTCACCTGTTCTCCGTGGAACAAAAGAACTGCACCCACGGGTTGGTGCTGCCACTGTCTGGCGCCGGGGGCAGGTACATGGCCTCGGAGAAGCACGTCAGCAGCAGCTTCAACAGCTCCATCCTTGGGGATGGGGTGAGGAGGGGAGACAGGGTTTTGGGACCTGAGGGGCCCAGCTTCCCTTCAGGAGAGTGCCACCCACCCggctggcagccagcccaggCCCGCGAGGTGCTATGACCCCCTCGTTCATCCCTGTGAAGCCGAGGTGGCCAGGCACGGGGAAGGTCTCCTGGGAACGACAGCTGGGGGGCCGGCTCTGAGCTGCCCAGGGGAGCCTACCCAGGGCTTACCGGTTCAGGTCGTGGACGTAGTTGGGCTGGGGGGAGTGCGCGAAGCCCACCCCAGCCTCCCAGATGTATTCACAGCTGTCCAGGGAGTGGATGTCCTCGGCCGAGTCCTGGGGACAGGGTCGGGAGGTGGACAGGGCGTGGGGCAGGGGCCAGGACCCTGCCCACCCAAGCCACCCACCACCCCTGGGGACAGAGATTCCCAGTCTCCTAAGACAGAACCACAAAGTCCCTGAACCCTACTGGATGAGGGAAGAAACAGATGCTTTTCAACGTGGAAAGCTCATTTTCCTTCAGCCTCATACTGTTTCTTTCAGTCCATTAgagacagggagggaggggggaggagaggaATTAGGTGACCttcgtgggggtgggggcagagaacACCCAAGGTCATGTCCATGGGGACCACAGAAGGGTGGCGGCCAGGCGTCCTATGtccaagccccacccccacccgccacCTCGAGCAGGCAAAGACAATGGGTGCCTGTGCCCTGTACCCGGATGCCAGGGGCAGGGCCGGTACCAGCTGGCTGCTCTCCAGTGGTGCCAGCCACCGCCACCTGCCCGGGCGTGGGTGCCAGGCAGCCCAGTGTCCCCAGCGCAGCCCGGCCCCCGCAGCCCTGCCCTCGGGGCGCTCACCACGGCGCTCCTGCGGTGGCTGTGAACTGTGAAGTCCGGGCAGAAGAGCAGGTCTGCGATGGCCAGGAGCAGGGACTCGGCCAGCGGCCGGGCATTCTCATCATCCTCCTCACCCTGCTGGGGACACGGCACCCGTGGGGCGCTTCGGTGGTAGCTGGCCGAGGAGACACAGCCCAGGGCTTGGGGATGCGGGGGACAGGACAGGGGACTGAGCCCAGGCAGGGACTGGTGGCCAGAGGGATGAAGAAAGGGACcggggaaggaagaggaaggacaGCTGGTGACCCCCAACCTCCGGACGAGGCCCACGGCAGATGGGGGCAGAGCGGGGAGTGTGCCTCGGATATCGGGAGCAGGAAGGGGGCGAGGCAGGCAGTGAGAGGGAGGCACTgggctggggggcggggaggcCATGTCCCCTAGCCTCAAGAGCCTCAGCCCTGCTGGGGGAGGTCACTGGGCCCCCACCCTGCAATCTTGGCCAGTTGCCTGGAGATAAACCTAGGGGGAGGGGTCAGCACGACCCTTCCCAGGCCCTTAGatgccccctgccctgcccccacgATGCCCCAGACACCCCCTGCCCTCAGCTTCCCTCCAGCTATAGGGGGCAGAGACCCTGGGGGGACGGCCCTGGAAGGGTGCTCtccctgccaccccccacccagccctggTCAGGCGCACAGACCCCTCCTCGCCCCGCGCCGGGCACTGTGGACCAGAAGAAGCCCCTCCAGTCAGGGTCCTCGAAGATGTAGGGCAGCACACGGGTGAGGAGCCGGCTGCAGTTCAGGACGGTCTGCTTCTCCTTCTCGGAGTGGCAGCCACTCTCGGCCCCCTGCACCAGCTTCTCCACAGCCTGTGGGGCCAAGCAGGGGGCAAGGGGCAGGCTGGAGCGGCACGCAGGGGGCTCCTGGCCCTGGGGTCTGCAGGGTACCGCAGGCAGCAGAGGAGGCGGCAGGATGCTGGGACAGCGTCAAGTGGCCCCTGTCCCTGGGGTCGGGGGAGGGGGCGGCAGGGATCATGTTGGGGTGGCACATGGTAGGACCGAGCCCTGGAGTCAGGGGGCACCCCAGTGGGTAGGGGAGAAGGCAAGGGCTACACCTGGACGGCACGTGGTGGAACTCTAGCCTCGGGGTCAGGGGGTACCTCAGGCCACAGAGAGGTGAGGCAAGGGGACCCCAGGTGGAGACCCCACCCTGCAGGGCCAGCTGTCCAGGCAGGAGCATGCCAGGTACAACCAGGACACAAAGGGGCACAGGTGTCAGCTCAGGGGGCCAGCCCAGGCTACGGTATCCTGAGAGGGAAATCCTGGCTCACCACTCACTGGCTAAGACCTCTCTTAGATGCATAActaactctctgagcctcagtttctccactggTATAACAGCAACTCTAAGGAAGGTGTACAGCCGTCAGGCTGGAGGAAGTCCTCCCTAGTGGCAGCTGCTACGACTGCTTCCCCAGCGCCCAGGCAGGTGGGGGAGCTGGGTAATGCCTCAGGGCCACCCAGgcctgggggtggaggtggggaccCCGGGTACCTGCCCTCTCAGTCTGCAGGTGGGTGGGAGAATGGCCGGGAGGGTGGGGGGTGCCGGGCACCCCTTACCTTGTAGCACAGGGTGGCCAGGTTGGAGGGCGACTCCTCCCGCACAGCCCGGATCTCCGCTGCCGGCACCAGGGCAAAGACATCCTGCACCGAGGTGGCTGTGTCTGCCCAGAACTGGTCCCAGAAGGCATCATCGGTGGCTTCCACAGGCTGCAGAGGGACCATGGCCCAGAGTTACACGGTCCCTTCCTCCCGGCCTACGGTTTGCTCTCTGCATCCCCACATGAGGGGCGTCCTTCAGCCACGACCACCCCTGGCCAGCACGGCCAGGCTGGGGACGGCCCGTCAGGTGATAGGGGGTCAGCTGGCCAGCAGCCCAGCAGGCAAAGCCCAGCGCAGTCCCTGGGGACTGTATGGCCCTGGCTAAGTCctcaccatgccccagcagggcaCAGAGACCTCCCTACCTGGGCACATCCCCAGGCCACACCACTAGGTCAACTGCCCAGGGACCCAGACTAAGGCTGCATCCTCTTCCCATAACAGATGACAAAAGGGGACACACACCCCGTGTTCACTCATCCAGACTGTCCCTGCCACAGGCCGCAGTCTCTGTCCTCTTGGCACACCCAGCAGATTCCAAATCCAGCAGATTTCAACCTTTAAGGCTCTCTAACACACACCTGTTCCTCTCGGAGCCCACTGCCCAGTGCTGCAGCTCAGACACTTGCCACTCCTGCCAGGGCCACCACCtccaaaattttccttctttgcgCTACCCTCTCCACTACCCCGAACCCCTGTTCCAAAACACGGCACCCAAGCATTACCCTCTCACTCAGaccttcaatggcttcccatctCCTGCTGGACCAAGTCCAAACTGCCTGGCAGTAGGCTGAGGCCTCacttaaacacacacatgcacacacacacagatgtgcAGGCACACGCATCTGTAATTACCAACTCAGGACACGACGCTGCTtcccttctctctgcctctgcttAGGCTATCCCCTCTTCCTAGTGTGCCCGCCTCTCTCAATGCCACATTTCAAAATCCCCTGCTCCTACTGGGGTAGTATGCCTCAAAACTGCTTATGCCCTTTGAATCATAAACTCCATTTCTGGGAATCTCTTCTAAGTATATGATCAGAGATGTGCATGTGTGAGGATGTTTACCGAGGTGTTATCAATAACAGCGAAAAGTTGGAATCAACCTAAATAGCCAACAATTGGGGAATGCTTACAAAGTTCAGGTacacccatacaatggaatattatgcagccattaaaatcacattttttaaaaatatgaatgaatggaaaatgcTCATGGTATGGTGTTATGTGAAAAAGGACATAAAATTATTTAGAGAATGatccaaatattttcattaaattatgtattaataaaacacTAAAAGAAAAGGAGCCAGAGGTTAACAgccttctggttttattttttcctgatacTTTTTGGTACAAATGCATATTACCGTTTCTTCCTTTTGAATGCCTACATGTTGAGGGGCCAAAGTTTTTGAGGCACTCTCACTCTCCTTCATGTCAcccctttttttttgcctcctgCAGAAAGCCCTCCAGGATTGCTCCAATCACCACAGCCTTTTCCCTTCCCTGAAATCCTAGGGCTGATCAAGCCCACAGGCCCTGCTCCCACGAGTTTGCATTTCATATATATTACTcctatcaaaggaaaaaaaaaaaagcttattgaGAATAATTCTGTTCTCCGGACCACTTTTCCCAAGAAGCCTCCCTCGCCTCAGGACTGACTTGCTCCCACCTTGGAAGCtgcacctccccaccccctcctctggCACTCAGCACAATCCCCAACTCCACGGGTGTCTGTGCACCTGCCTTGCGGGAGCCATTCTTCCCAGACCCTGCACTTGAGGCATAAGGTAAATGCTTAGTCTTTGGAGACGCCTTTAGCCTGCTTGCCAGgcagcagggctgggctggggcagggggtgcGGGGAGCACGGTGGTGGCTGTtcaaactcaaagtggatcacagACCTCACCAAGGTCCAGGCCTGgcctcaccccctcccccagcctagGTCTGCGGGATAACATGTGGCCATGGCCTTCAGGACAGGCCTGGCACAAGATCTGCTCGGCCCAGAACTGGTAGAGCAAGTTGGCTGGGGGAGAGGGACAAAGGTGACAGGAGGGTCCCGGGGCAGGGGTGGGCTGGCACTCATGCCCGCCAGCCAGGAT
Protein-coding sequences here:
- the HID1 gene encoding protein HID1 isoform X3, with the protein product MSEHGPVEATDDAFWDQFWADTATSVQDVFALVPAAEIRAVREESPSNLATLCYKAVEKLVQGAESGCHSEKEKQTVLNCSRLLTRVLPYIFEDPDWRGFFWSTVPGAGRGGQGEEDDENARPLAESLLLAIADLLFCPDFTVHSHRRSAVDSAEDIHSLDSCEYIWEAGVGFAHSPQPNYVHDLNRMELLKLLLTCFSEAMYLPPAPDSGSTNPWVQFFCSTENRHALPLFTSLLNTVCAYDPVGYGIPYNHLLFSDYREPLVEEAAQVLIVTLDHDSATSTSPTVDGTATGTAMDDADPPGPENLFVNYLSRIHREEDFQFILKGMARLLSNPLLQTYLPNSTKKIQFHQELLVLFWKLCDFNKKFLFFVLKSSDVLDVLVPILYFLNDARADQSRVGLMHIGVFILLLLSGERNFGVRLNKPYSVRVPMDIPVFTGTHADLLIVVFHKIITSGHQRLQPLFDCLLTVVVNVSPYLKSLSMVAANKLLHLLEAFSTTWFLFSSAQNHHLVFFLLEVFNNIIQYQFDGNSNLVYAIIRKRGVFHQLANLPADPPAIHKALQRRRRAPEPLSRTGSQEGASMEGSRPAAPAEPGTLKTSLVATPGIDKLTEKSQVSEDGTLRSLQPEPQQSSADGGPAVGTDEGDSWSREPGQVWRERRQLPSTAGGQWSPTPEWVLSWKSKLPLQTIMRLLQVLVPQVEKICIDKGLTDESEILRFLQHGTLVGLLPVPHPILIRKYQANSGTTAWFRTYMWGVIYLRNVDPPVWYDTDVKLFEIQRV
- the HID1 gene encoding protein HID1 isoform X2, producing the protein MGSADSKLNFRKAVIQLTTKTQPVEATDDAFWDQFWADTATSVQDVFALVPAAEIRAVREESPSNLATLCYKAVEKLVQGAESGCHSEKEKQTVLNCSRLLTRVLPYIFEDPDWRGFFWSTVPGAGRGGGEEDDENARPLAESLLLAIADLLFCPDFTVHSHRRSAVDSAEDIHSLDSCEYIWEAGVGFAHSPQPNYVHDLNRMELLKLLLTCFSEAMYLPPAPDSGSTNPWVQFFCSTENRHALPLFTSLLNTVCAYDPVGYGIPYNHLLFSDYREPLVEEAAQVLIVTLDHDSATSTSPTVDGTATGTAMDDADPPGPENLFVNYLSRIHREEDFQFILKGMARLLSNPLLQTYLPNSTKKIQFHQELLVLFWKLCDFNKKFLFFVLKSSDVLDVLVPILYFLNDARADQSRVGLMHIGVFILLLLSGERNFGVRLNKPYSVRVPMDIPVFTGTHADLLIVVFHKIITSGHQRLQPLFDCLLTVVVNVSPYLKSLSMVAANKLLHLLEAFSTTWFLFSSAQNHHLVFFLLEVFNNIIQYQFDGNSNLVYAIIRKRGVFHQLANLPADPPAIHKALQRRRRAPEPLSRTGSQEGASMEGSRPAAPAEPGTLKTSLVATPGIDKLTEKSQVSEDGTLRSLQPEPQQSSADGGPAVGTDEGDSWSREPGQVWRERRQLPSTAGGQWSPTPEWVLSWKSKLPLQTIMRLLQVLVPQVEKICIDKGLTDESEILRFLQHGTLVGLLPVPHPILIRKYQANSGTTAWFRTYMWGVIYLRNVDPPVWYDTDVKLFEIQRV
- the HID1 gene encoding protein HID1 isoform X1, whose protein sequence is MGSADSKLNFRKAVIQLTTKTQPVEATDDAFWDQFWADTATSVQDVFALVPAAEIRAVREESPSNLATLCYKAVEKLVQGAESGCHSEKEKQTVLNCSRLLTRVLPYIFEDPDWRGFFWSTVPGAGRGGQGEEDDENARPLAESLLLAIADLLFCPDFTVHSHRRSAVDSAEDIHSLDSCEYIWEAGVGFAHSPQPNYVHDLNRMELLKLLLTCFSEAMYLPPAPDSGSTNPWVQFFCSTENRHALPLFTSLLNTVCAYDPVGYGIPYNHLLFSDYREPLVEEAAQVLIVTLDHDSATSTSPTVDGTATGTAMDDADPPGPENLFVNYLSRIHREEDFQFILKGMARLLSNPLLQTYLPNSTKKIQFHQELLVLFWKLCDFNKKFLFFVLKSSDVLDVLVPILYFLNDARADQSRVGLMHIGVFILLLLSGERNFGVRLNKPYSVRVPMDIPVFTGTHADLLIVVFHKIITSGHQRLQPLFDCLLTVVVNVSPYLKSLSMVAANKLLHLLEAFSTTWFLFSSAQNHHLVFFLLEVFNNIIQYQFDGNSNLVYAIIRKRGVFHQLANLPADPPAIHKALQRRRRAPEPLSRTGSQEGASMEGSRPAAPAEPGTLKTSLVATPGIDKLTEKSQVSEDGTLRSLQPEPQQSSADGGPAVGTDEGDSWSREPGQVWRERRQLPSTAGGQWSPTPEWVLSWKSKLPLQTIMRLLQVLVPQVEKICIDKGLTDESEILRFLQHGTLVGLLPVPHPILIRKYQANSGTTAWFRTYMWGVIYLRNVDPPVWYDTDVKLFEIQRV